One genomic segment of Theobroma cacao cultivar B97-61/B2 chromosome 6, Criollo_cocoa_genome_V2, whole genome shotgun sequence includes these proteins:
- the LOC18596750 gene encoding uncharacterized protein LOC18596750 isoform X2, whose translation MQRLTSGITRTVKASSSLRALLLKEAPSSSSSCRLPERSFSAFSLQQHVQNPQKEAIPGDFLKWGSIGSCRTSRFATGFTPLQPKPLNSVMDLDRAKNRSSEDLVSIWDDYHLGRGHIGLTMKAKLYRLLEQRGSDCRYFVIPLWRGSGYTTMFAQVQLPHMLFTGLEDYKARGTQAAPYFTATFYTEFAESKDLVLIRGDIVFTSKLTDEEAKWLLETTQSFYLNDVRYKQVERFNKEPREFEFKDVLRALDMPIM comes from the exons ATGCAACGGTTAACATCAGGGATAACTCGAACTGTGAAAGCTTCCTCGTCACTGAGAGCTCTCCTCCTCAAAGAagcaccatcatcatcatcttcttgTCGGCTTCCAGAGCGCAGCTTCTCTGCTTTCTCCTTGCAACAACATGTCCAAAACCCGCAAAAAGAAGCGATCCCAGGCGATTTCTTGAAATGGGGTTCGATTGGTTCTTGCAGGACTTCGAGGTTTGCGACTGGGTTCACGCCTTTACAACCTAAGCCTTTGAATTCCGTCATGGACTTGGACAGAGCAAAGAACCGTTCATCAGAGGATCTTGTTTCTATTTGGGATGAT TATCACTTGGGAAGAGGTCACATTGGGTTGACCATGAAAGCAAAACTTTACCGTTTGTTGGAACAAAGAGGCTCAGATTG CCGGTATTTTGTCATTCCTTTGTGGAGGGGAAGTGGTTACACAACAATGTTTGCTCAAG TGCAGTTGCCACACATGCTTTTCACTGGTCTTGAAGATTACAAAGCAAGAGGAACTCAAGCAGCTCCTTACTTCACTGCAACCTTTTACACAGAATTTGCAGAAAGCAAGGACTTGGTACTCATTCGTGGAGATATTGTTTTCACCAGTAAACTTACTGATGAGGAAGCAAAATGGCTCTTGGAGACCACTCAATCTTTTTATCTGAATGATGTGAGGTACAAACAGGTTGAACGATTCAATAAAGAGCCACGTGAGTTTGAGTTCAAGGATGTGTTGCGAGCCTTAGACATGCCCATCATGTAA
- the LOC18596751 gene encoding D-tyrosyl-tRNA(Tyr) deacylase isoform X1, with product MHSLSISPYFASIICTENKRKTLLPSKKHRNPQIRAMRAVVQRVASASVEVDGRIVSEIGPGLLVLVGLHDSDTESDADYICRKVLNMRLFPNESTGKGWDQSVMQRNYGVLLVSQFTLYGFLKGNKPDFHVAMPPQKAKPFYESLLDKFRKAYQPDAIKDGVFGAVMKVSLVNDGPVTMQLDSSQPSKNTSEKTEES from the exons ATGCACTCCCTTTCCATTTCCCCTTACTTTGCCTCCATAATATGCACCGAAAATAAGCGAAAAACTCTTTTACCATCGAAGAAGCACCGAAACCCACAAATTAGGGCGATGAGAGCCGTGGTCCAACGAGTCGCCTCCGCCAGCGTCGAG GTCGATGGCCGCATTGTGTCGGAAATCGGACCTGGTCTCCTCGTTCTCGTTGGACTCCATGATTCCGACACCGAATCTGACGCCGATTACAT TTGTCGTAAGGTTTTGAACATGAGATTGTTCCCTAATGAAAGTACTGGCAAAGGATGGGACCAGAGT GTCATGCAAAGGAATTATGGAGTTTTACTAG TGAGTCAATTTACGTTATATGGATTCTTGAAGGGTAACAAGCCAGACTTCCATGTGGCAATGCCACCACAGAAAGCAAAGCCGTTCTATGAATCTTTACTTGACAAATTCAGAAAAGCTTATCAGCCAGATGCAATAAAAG ATGGAGTATTTGGAGCAGTGATGAAG GTTAGTTTGGTCAATGATGGGCCAGTAACAATGCAGCTTGATTCATCTCAACCATCAAA GAATACAAGTGAGAAGACAGAAGAATCCTAA
- the LOC18596750 gene encoding uncharacterized protein LOC18596750 isoform X1 has protein sequence MQRLTSGITRTVKASSSLRALLLKEAPSSSSSCRLPERSFSAFSLQQHVQNPQKEAIPGDFLKWGSIGSCRTSRFATGFTPLQPKPLNSVMDLDRAKNRSSEDLVSIWDDYHLGRGHIGLTMKAKLYRLLEQRGSDCSRYFVIPLWRGSGYTTMFAQVQLPHMLFTGLEDYKARGTQAAPYFTATFYTEFAESKDLVLIRGDIVFTSKLTDEEAKWLLETTQSFYLNDVRYKQVERFNKEPREFEFKDVLRALDMPIM, from the exons ATGCAACGGTTAACATCAGGGATAACTCGAACTGTGAAAGCTTCCTCGTCACTGAGAGCTCTCCTCCTCAAAGAagcaccatcatcatcatcttcttgTCGGCTTCCAGAGCGCAGCTTCTCTGCTTTCTCCTTGCAACAACATGTCCAAAACCCGCAAAAAGAAGCGATCCCAGGCGATTTCTTGAAATGGGGTTCGATTGGTTCTTGCAGGACTTCGAGGTTTGCGACTGGGTTCACGCCTTTACAACCTAAGCCTTTGAATTCCGTCATGGACTTGGACAGAGCAAAGAACCGTTCATCAGAGGATCTTGTTTCTATTTGGGATGAT TATCACTTGGGAAGAGGTCACATTGGGTTGACCATGAAAGCAAAACTTTACCGTTTGTTGGAACAAAGAGGCTCAGATTG CAGCCGGTATTTTGTCATTCCTTTGTGGAGGGGAAGTGGTTACACAACAATGTTTGCTCAAG TGCAGTTGCCACACATGCTTTTCACTGGTCTTGAAGATTACAAAGCAAGAGGAACTCAAGCAGCTCCTTACTTCACTGCAACCTTTTACACAGAATTTGCAGAAAGCAAGGACTTGGTACTCATTCGTGGAGATATTGTTTTCACCAGTAAACTTACTGATGAGGAAGCAAAATGGCTCTTGGAGACCACTCAATCTTTTTATCTGAATGATGTGAGGTACAAACAGGTTGAACGATTCAATAAAGAGCCACGTGAGTTTGAGTTCAAGGATGTGTTGCGAGCCTTAGACATGCCCATCATGTAA
- the LOC18596751 gene encoding D-tyrosyl-tRNA(Tyr) deacylase isoform X2 translates to MHSLSISPYFASIICTENKRKTLLPSKKHRNPQIRAMRAVVQRVASASVEVDGRIVSEIGPGLLVLVGLHDSDTESDADYICRKVLNMRLFPNESTGKGWDQSVMQRNYGVLLVSQFTLYGFLKGNKPDFHVAMPPQKAKPFYESLLDKFRKAYQPDAIKDGVFGAVMKVSLVNDGPVTMQLDSSQPSK, encoded by the exons ATGCACTCCCTTTCCATTTCCCCTTACTTTGCCTCCATAATATGCACCGAAAATAAGCGAAAAACTCTTTTACCATCGAAGAAGCACCGAAACCCACAAATTAGGGCGATGAGAGCCGTGGTCCAACGAGTCGCCTCCGCCAGCGTCGAG GTCGATGGCCGCATTGTGTCGGAAATCGGACCTGGTCTCCTCGTTCTCGTTGGACTCCATGATTCCGACACCGAATCTGACGCCGATTACAT TTGTCGTAAGGTTTTGAACATGAGATTGTTCCCTAATGAAAGTACTGGCAAAGGATGGGACCAGAGT GTCATGCAAAGGAATTATGGAGTTTTACTAG TGAGTCAATTTACGTTATATGGATTCTTGAAGGGTAACAAGCCAGACTTCCATGTGGCAATGCCACCACAGAAAGCAAAGCCGTTCTATGAATCTTTACTTGACAAATTCAGAAAAGCTTATCAGCCAGATGCAATAAAAG ATGGAGTATTTGGAGCAGTGATGAAG GTTAGTTTGGTCAATGATGGGCCAGTAACAATGCAGCTTGATTCATCTCAACCATCAAAGTGA
- the LOC18596753 gene encoding uncharacterized protein LOC18596753: MVKRKSSNNCNRRIRINRGGMEANTLAILDSNESHKDSQDARDDSVDFLEAVRTASLLPENGTPPTEKMVEAVFQILRAGKSLELIMSSYELLNEIEKRFPRVCISESSGNDSRELVVINEAWLPFVVFSDVMSSEREATPKNSDGLFDVNGFHELIQGLAELANKTISQRVDTESLGNMLLFQYLVNVLEEDFVPRINMYKETMNWNLLRECLLNMLLGSRRVNYKVLMKDCLSTICGLCQDHAGIVDESEHSETSMGKSYENHNTDVAIALLEVQKTTCLAMQKLLTMIMELDMSKKQAHMEGQTTRADGVRTPLAEIILDELTYDRDILSPFLQVFNDPKWKLEIIVQYFLKYTAKPSVRTRRSDVTSEDSTLNRVLKSFSNGTYTRNIIKKIDVEAVQLLLAHAFLAYLSMSSQQRLPGMSDCKEDENSSLMEISKDVIAAFNSLRGADENIEISSLGKEALFTAAMIISTTS; the protein is encoded by the exons atGGTGAAGAGAAAAAGCAGCAATAATTGCAACAGAAGGATAAGAATCAACAGAGGAGGCATGGAAGCGAACACGTTAGCAATCCTCGACTCCAACGAATCTCACAAAGATTCTCAAGACGCCAGAGATGACA GTGTTGATTTTCTGGAAGCTGTGCGTACTGCTTCACTTTTACCAGAAAACGGAACTCCTCCTACTGA aaaaatggttGAGGCGGTGTTTCAAATCCTGAGGGCAGGGAAATCTCTAGAACTTATAATGTCTAGTTATGAGCTTTTGAATGAGATCGAAAAG CGTTTTCCTCGAGTTTGTATATCTGAATCATCTGGTAATGATTCTCGTGAACTGGTAGTGATTAATGAG GCATGGCTGCCATTTGTGGTTTTCTCCGATGTCATGTCTAGTGAGAGAGAAGCCACTCCCAAAAACTCAGATGGATTGTTTGATGTCAAT GGTTTTCATGAATTAATACAAGGCCTTGCTGAATTAGCTAATAAAACAATTTCTCAGAGGGTGGATACTGAG TCCTTAGGAAATATGTTACTGTTTCAATATCTTGTCAATGTTCTTGAAGAAGATTTTGTACCCCGTATCAACATGTATAAAG AAACCATGAACTGGAACCTTTTGAGGGAGTGCTTACTCAACATGCTTCTG gGTTCAAGAAGAGTCAACTACAAGGTTTTAATGAAAGATTGCTTGTCTACAATCTGTGGACTGTGCCAAGATCATGCTGGAATTGTTGATGAGTCTGAGCATTCTGAGACTTCTATGGGAAAGTCATACGAGAATCATAATACTGATGTAGCAATTGCGTTGCTTGAAGTACAAAAGACTACTTGTTTGGCTATGCAGAAACTTCTGACAATG ATTATGGAGCTTGACATGTCAAAGAAGCAAGCGCACATGGAAGGTCAAACTACCAGAGCTGATGGTGTGAG AACCCCACTGGCAGAGATTATCTTGGATGAGCTAACTTATGACAGAGATATACTCTCCCCATTTCTTCAG gtCTTTAATGACCCTAAATGGAAGCTTGAGATCATTGTGCAGTACTTTCTAAAATACACAGCCAAG CCTTCTGTTCGTACTCGGAGATCAGATGTTACTTCTGAAGATTCTACGTTAAATAGAGTTTTGAAGTCCTTTTCAAATGGCACCTACACAAGAAacattataaagaaaattgatgTAGAAGCTGTTCAATTGCTTTTGGCACATGCTTTTCTG GCCTACTTGTCCATGTCATCTCAGCAACGTCTTCCTGGCATGTCTGATTGCAAGGAAGATGAAAACAGTTCCCTCATGGAAATATCTAAAGATGTAATTGCTGCGTTCAATAGTCTAAGAGGAGCAGATGA GAACATTGAGATTTCATCCCTTGGAAAAGAAGCACTATTTACTGCTGCAATGATCATTTCAACAACTTCATAG
- the LOC18596751 gene encoding D-tyrosyl-tRNA(Tyr) deacylase isoform X3 produces MHSLSISPYFASIICTENKRKTLLPSKKHRNPQIRAMRAVVQRVASASVEVDGRIVSEIGPGLLVLVGLHDSDTESDADYICRKVLNMRLFPNESTGKGWDQSVMQRNYGVLLVSQFTLYGFLKGNKPDFHVAMPPQKAKPFYESLLDKFRKAYQPDAIKDGVFGAVMKFGQ; encoded by the exons ATGCACTCCCTTTCCATTTCCCCTTACTTTGCCTCCATAATATGCACCGAAAATAAGCGAAAAACTCTTTTACCATCGAAGAAGCACCGAAACCCACAAATTAGGGCGATGAGAGCCGTGGTCCAACGAGTCGCCTCCGCCAGCGTCGAG GTCGATGGCCGCATTGTGTCGGAAATCGGACCTGGTCTCCTCGTTCTCGTTGGACTCCATGATTCCGACACCGAATCTGACGCCGATTACAT TTGTCGTAAGGTTTTGAACATGAGATTGTTCCCTAATGAAAGTACTGGCAAAGGATGGGACCAGAGT GTCATGCAAAGGAATTATGGAGTTTTACTAG TGAGTCAATTTACGTTATATGGATTCTTGAAGGGTAACAAGCCAGACTTCCATGTGGCAATGCCACCACAGAAAGCAAAGCCGTTCTATGAATCTTTACTTGACAAATTCAGAAAAGCTTATCAGCCAGATGCAATAAAAG ATGGAGTATTTGGAGCAGTGATGAAG TTTGGTCAATGA
- the LOC18596749 gene encoding apoptosis inhibitor 5-like protein API5: protein MTDASEEAKQIEKLYEFGERLNEAKDKSQNVKDYEGIIDATKTSLKAKQLAAQLIPRFFKFFPNLSSRALNAHFDLIEEEDLAVRVQAIRGLPLFCKDTKEYISKIVDILGQLLTAEEIVERDAVHKALMSVLRQDVKESLTALFKHIWSVEDPSQDDTIRDKVLCFIRDKVFPLKAELLRPQEEMERHITDLIKKSLGDVTGAEFRMFMDFLKSLSIFGEKAPPERLKELIGIIEGQADLDAQFDVSDADHIDRLISCLFMALPFFVRGASGSKFLNYINKHIIPVFDKLPEERKLDLLKALAEISPYTTPQDSRQILPSVVQLLKKYMPRRKTGEEMNFTYVECLLFAFHHLAHKAPNALNSLCGYKIVTGQPSDRLGEDFSEFYKDFTERLSNVEDLTRATMKKLTQGMAEHNKAMAAAKSDEAKDSIKTQKQNTTTGLRTCNNILAMTKPLHSKTPSFIGDKSVNLSWKEVIKPSVPSGSTSTGVKRPANASNGSNNMSTKKGRGAGGMQNQLVNRALEGISYGGRGGGGRGRGRGWGGRGRGRGYR from the exons ATGACTGACGCTTCCGAGGAAGCCAAGCAAATCGAGAAGCTCTATGAGTTCGGCGAACGCCTTAACGAGGCCAAGGATAAGTCTCAG AATGTGAAAGACTACGAAGGAATCATCGATGCCACGAAAACAAGTTTAAAGGCGAAGCAGTTGGCTGCGCAGCTAATTCCTCGCTTCTTCAAGTTCTTCCCCAATCTGTCCAGCCGTGCTCTCAATGCGCATTTCGATTTgattgaagaagaagatttgGCG gTACGGGTGCAAGCAATTCGGGGGCTTCCTTTATTTTGCAAGGATACAAAGGAATATATTTCTAAAATAGTTGACATTTTAGGGCAACTCCTTACTGCTG AGGAGATTGTGGAGCGAGATGCTGTCCATAAAGCCCTAATGTCTGTATTGAGGCAGGATGTGAAAG AGTCCTTGACAGCCCTATTCAAGCATATTTGGAGTGTTGAGGACCCAAGTCAAGATGACACTATTCGTGACAAGGTCTTGTGCTTTATAAGAGATAAG GTTTTTCCTCTTAAAGCTGAACTCTTGAGACCTCAGGAGGAAATGGAAAGGCATATAACAGATTTGATTAAAAAG AGTTTAGGAGATGTAACTGGAGCCGAATTCAGAATGTTTATGGACTTCTTAAAAAGTTTGAGCATATTTGGGGAGAAAGCTCCTCCTGAGCGCTTGAAGGAACTTATTGGAATAATTGAAGGGCAGGCTGATTTAGATGCACAATTTGAT GTTTCAGATGCAGATCATATTGACAGGTTGATATCATGCCTGTTCATGGCTCTGCCGTTTTTTGTG AGGGGTGCATCTGGCAGCAAGTTCCTCAACTACATAAACAAGCACATTATACCTGTTTTTGATAAG CTTCCAGAGGAACGAAAGCTAGATTTGCTCAAAGCATTAGCAGAAATTTCACCTTACACAACACCACAGGATTCACGCCAGATTCTTCCTTCTGTTGTTCAGCTTTTGAAG AAGTACATGCCTCGGAGGAAGACTGGAGAAGAAATGAACTTTACCTATGTTGAATGCTTGTTGTTTGCATTTCATCATTTAGCTCACAag GCTCCCAATGCCTTAAATAGTTTATGTGGTTACAAGATTGTGACTGGTCAACCATCAGATAGGCTTGGGGAGGACTTCTCAGAGTTTTATAAGGACTTTACTGAGAG ATTGAGTAATGTTGAAGACCTAACTAGGGCCACCATGAAGAAATTAACTCAGGGAATGGCTGAGCACAACAAAGCTATGGCAGCTGCTAAGTCTGATGAAGCAAAGGATAGCATT AAAACTCAAAAGCAGAATACTACAACTGGGTTGCGTACCTGCAATAACATTCTAGCTATGACAAAG CCCTTACATTCAAAAACACCTTCATTTATTGGAGATAAGAGTGTCAATCTCTCTTGGAAAGAAGTTATAAAACCTTCTGTGCCTTCCGGTTCAACTTCAACTGG GGTGAAGCGACCTGCTAATGCTTCTAATGGATCCAATAATATGTCAACAAAGAAGGGCCGTGGAGCAGGTGGCATGCAAAACCAGCTAGTTAACAGAGCGTTGGAAGGTATATCTTACGGTGGGAGGGGTGGTGGTGGTAGAGGCAGGGGGAGGGGTTGGGGAGGACGTGGAAGAGGAAGAGGCTACCGGTAG
- the LOC108660418 gene encoding peroxidase 19, whose protein sequence is MSVPSPFSSPFVFTCLLIIFLLTLSSSDCQPISTPAKRRPRQLSVSYYAKSCPQLEQLIGSITSQQFKEAPVSAPATIRLFFHDCFVEGCDASILIATNPGNKILAEKDAEDNKDLRTEGFDTITRAKTLVESKCPGVVSCADILAIAARDFVHLAGGPYYQVKKGRWDGKISKASRVPYNLPHANSTVDQLIKLFSSKGLTVQDLVVLSGAHTIGFARCKHFVARLYDYKGTMQPDPAIDPRLLKALKMSCPHAGGNADIVAPFDVTTPFLFDHAYYANLEGKLGLLASDQGLFLDPRTKPLVQSLGQDKAKFFQAFSAAMDKMGSIGVKRGRTHGEKRKVCSTHM, encoded by the exons ATGTCTGTCCCTTCTCCATTTTCTTCTCCCTTTGTTTTCACTTGTTTGCTCATCATTTTCTTGCTCACATTAAGCTCCTCCGATTGTCAACCCATCAGCACCCCTGCGAAACGCCGCCCACGCCAACTTTCTGTCAGTTACTACGCCAAATCTTGCCCACAACTTGAGCAACTCATCGGCTCCATCACCTCCCAACAATTCAAAGAAGCCCCTGTCTCTGCACCTGCCACCATTCGCCTCTTCTTCCATGACTGCTTTGTAGAA GGCTGTGATGCGTCTATCCTTATAGCAACAAATcctggaaataagattttagcTGAGAAAGATGCAGAGGACAACAAGGACCTGAGAACGGAGGGGTTTGATACAATAACGAGAGCCAAGACTTTGGTGGAGAGCAAGTGCCCTGGCGTTGTTTCCTGTGCTGATATTCTTGCAATTGCAGCCAGAGATTTTGTCCATTTG GCAGGGGGACCTTATTACCAAGTGAAGAAAGGAAGGTGGGATGGGAAAATATCAAAGGCATCCAGGGTCCCTTACAACCTCCCACATGCAAATTCAACCGTCGATCAACTGATCAAACTCTTCAGCTCAAAGGGGTTAACTGTCCAGGACCTGGTTGTGCTCTCAGGTGCCCACACAATCGGCTTTGCCCGCTGCAAGCACTTTGTGGCCCGACTCTACGATTACAAGGGAACTATGCAGCCTGACCCTGCCATTGACCCAAGGCTCCTAAAGGCACTAAAAATGTCATGCCCGCATGCTGGTGGCAATGCTGACATTGTTGCTCCATTTGATGTTACGACCCCGTTCTTATTTGACCATGCTTATTATGCAAATTTGGAGGGTAAATTGGGCTTGTTAGCTTCGGACCAAGGTCTTTTTTTGGACCCTAGGACCAAGCCTCTGGTCCAATCTCTTGGTCAGGATAAGGCTAAGTTCTTCCAGGCCTTCTCAGCAGCTATGGACAAAATGGGCTCAATTGGTGTTAAAAGGGGAAGAACACACGGAGAGAAGAGGAAAGTTTGTAGTACGCACATGTGA